The genomic interval TTCGCCCACAAACGCGTGGTAGTGCAATGAATCCAGTAGATCACCCTCACGGCGGTGGTGAAGGTAAAACAGGTTCTAGCGGACATCCTGTATCTCCGTGGGGAACTCCAGCAAAAGGATTTAAAACTCGTAAGAAAAAAGCGAGTGATAAATTAATTATCTCAAGAAAGAAAAAGTAAGGTAGGAAGTATGGCAAGGTCAATTAAAAAAGGTCCATTTGTTGATGATTATCTCGTCAAAAAGGTTGAGAAAGCAAAAGCAAGTAAAGATAATAAGCCTATTAAAACTTGGTCAAGACGTAGCACGATTTTACCAGATATGATAGGACTTACTTTTAATGTCCATAATG from Helicobacter hepaticus ATCC 51449 carries:
- the rpsS gene encoding 30S ribosomal protein S19 produces the protein MARSIKKGPFVDDYLVKKVEKAKASKDNKPIKTWSRRSTILPDMIGLTFNVHNGRAFVPVYITENHVGYKLGEFAPTRTFKGHKGSVQKKIGK